In Thermodesulfobacteriota bacterium, the following are encoded in one genomic region:
- the cysT gene encoding sulfate ABC transporter permease subunit CysT — translation MASNRKVLPGFSLTLGYTVFYLSFLALMPVAACFLKAGSLSFGEFWNAVWTDRARAAYLLTFGAAVIAAVVNLFFGLIISWVLVRYSFPGKKFIDSLVDLPLALPTAVAGLVYSSLYVESGWLGRYLVPIGIDAAYSRLAIVLVLIFIGLPFVVRTVQPILEDLDPESEEAAASLGATRWQSFRSVILPTLLPALITGFALAFARGIGEYGAVVFVSGNMPFKTEIAPILIVARLEEFNYSEATAIAVVLLVISFAMLVLINMLERWSVRHEH, via the coding sequence ATGGCAAGTAACCGCAAAGTGCTTCCGGGATTTTCGCTCACGCTGGGCTACACCGTCTTTTACCTCAGCTTTCTGGCGCTGATGCCCGTCGCGGCATGCTTTCTCAAAGCGGGCTCGCTCTCCTTCGGCGAGTTCTGGAACGCGGTCTGGACCGACCGCGCCCGCGCGGCGTACCTTCTCACGTTCGGCGCAGCGGTCATAGCCGCCGTCGTCAATCTCTTTTTCGGGCTCATAATCTCGTGGGTGCTCGTGCGCTACTCGTTTCCGGGGAAGAAATTCATAGACTCGCTGGTAGACCTCCCGCTCGCCCTGCCGACGGCGGTCGCCGGCCTCGTATACTCGAGCCTCTACGTCGAGAGCGGATGGCTCGGCCGGTATCTCGTGCCGATTGGAATCGACGCCGCCTACAGCCGCCTTGCAATAGTACTCGTACTCATATTCATAGGACTGCCTTTTGTAGTGCGGACCGTACAGCCGATACTCGAAGACCTCGACCCCGAGTCCGAAGAAGCCGCTGCCTCGCTGGGGGCCACCAGGTGGCAGAGCTTCCGGAGCGTTATTCTACCCACGCTCCTCCCGGCGCTCATAACCGGGTTCGCACTGGCCTTCGCACGCGGTATCGGCGAGTACGGGGCCGTAGTATTCGTCTCGGGGAACATGCCGTTCAAAACGGAGATAGCCCCGATACTCATCGTTGCGCGGCTAGAGGAATTCAATTACAGCGAGGCCACGGCAATAGCCGTCGTGCTTCTCGTGATCTCCTTCGCCATGCTCGTCCTCATAAACATGCTCGAAAGGTGGAGCGTACGCCATGAGCACTGA
- a CDS encoding ABC transporter permease subunit produces MSTDAISQKVPAGTAAVATKIRKAQEDPPIVRWGLTFVTLAVIGILVIIPVVNVFTVALGHGVGVYLDNLFANKDTFHAIKLTLTVVPIAVGANLVFGISAAWAIARFSFPGRALLTALIELPFAVSPVVAGLSFVLIFGLQGYFGPFLREDGYSAMPYLLSGVGALVSGLVYFLLLPGNPAARKGVWKYPWAAIAFAVITFAALFFLQQHFGIWPRNQSLKIIFALPGLVLATAFVTFPFIARELIPTMEAVGSDEELAAVTLGASGWQMFRHVTVPNIKWGLAYGIILCNARAMGEFGAVYVVSGHIAGKTDTMPLRIEKLFQEFNLEGSYAVASVLTLLAILTLIIKTRLERKVPASAALPGPMKPENE; encoded by the coding sequence ATGAGCACTGACGCCATATCGCAAAAGGTTCCGGCCGGGACGGCTGCCGTGGCGACTAAAATAAGAAAGGCCCAGGAAGACCCGCCGATAGTCAGGTGGGGGCTCACGTTCGTGACGCTCGCCGTGATAGGGATACTCGTCATAATCCCGGTGGTAAACGTATTCACGGTCGCCCTTGGCCACGGCGTCGGGGTTTATCTGGACAACCTCTTTGCGAACAAGGACACGTTCCACGCGATAAAACTGACGCTGACCGTCGTCCCCATAGCCGTCGGGGCGAACCTCGTATTCGGCATATCGGCGGCGTGGGCGATAGCCCGCTTCAGCTTCCCCGGAAGGGCGCTCCTGACTGCATTGATAGAACTCCCCTTCGCCGTCTCGCCCGTCGTCGCCGGCCTCAGCTTCGTACTCATATTCGGGCTCCAGGGATATTTCGGCCCGTTCCTGAGAGAGGACGGTTATTCCGCGATGCCGTATCTCCTCTCCGGCGTCGGCGCGCTCGTATCCGGGCTCGTCTACTTCCTCCTTCTCCCCGGTAATCCGGCCGCGCGTAAGGGTGTGTGGAAATATCCCTGGGCGGCGATAGCCTTTGCGGTTATCACGTTCGCAGCGCTCTTCTTCCTTCAGCAGCATTTCGGTATATGGCCCAGGAACCAGAGCCTGAAGATCATATTCGCCCTCCCGGGCCTCGTCCTGGCGACAGCCTTCGTAACGTTCCCCTTCATAGCGAGGGAGCTCATTCCGACGATGGAGGCCGTGGGCTCGGACGAAGAGCTCGCCGCCGTAACCCTCGGCGCGAGCGGATGGCAGATGTTCCGGCACGTAACGGTGCCCAACATAAAATGGGGGCTCGCCTACGGAATCATCCTCTGTAACGCCCGCGCGATGGGCGAGTTCGGCGCGGTCTACGTCGTCTCGGGGCACATTGCAGGAAAGACCGACACCATGCCGCTCCGTATAGAAAAGCTGTTCCAGGAATTTAACCTCGAAGGGTCCTACGCCGTCGCTTCCGTGCTGACCCTCCTGGCGATACTTACGCTGATAATCAAAACCCGGCTCGAAAGGAAGGTGCCGGCCTCGGCCGCCCTGCCCGGGCCTATGAAACCGGAAAACGAATGA
- a CDS encoding sulfate/molybdate ABC transporter ATP-binding protein — protein sequence MSILINNVSKTFGGFKALDNVSLEVPDGSLLALLGPSGSGKTTLLRIIAGLEIADAGTVVHQNEDITHHPPRDRKVGFVFQHYALFRHMTVAENIGFGLRMRKVPKAKIEERVRELLRLIRLEGLGSRYPGQLSGGQRQRVALARSLAAQPKVLLLDEPFGALDARVRQELRHWLRRLHKEIHVTSIFVTHDQEEALEVADKVVVMNEGKIEQIGTPGEVYDHPQTPFVYQFLGNVNLFHGRVHHGRALIGDIEVDAPEHADAVHTPAVAYVRPHDFEISKTRNGGGNSWLEATIDQLLAVGPVARLDLKRPDSDEPIQAEISRDQYRDLDLSEGDRVFIRPRRLKLFAGEERAAGS from the coding sequence ATGAGCATCTTAATCAACAACGTTTCGAAAACTTTCGGCGGCTTTAAGGCGCTCGACAACGTGAGCCTCGAGGTGCCCGACGGCTCGCTTCTGGCGCTCCTCGGGCCGTCCGGCTCGGGGAAGACAACCCTTCTCCGCATTATAGCCGGGCTCGAAATCGCCGACGCGGGGACCGTAGTCCACCAGAACGAGGACATAACCCACCACCCCCCGCGCGACAGGAAAGTCGGATTCGTATTCCAGCACTACGCCCTCTTCCGCCACATGACCGTCGCCGAGAACATAGGCTTCGGCCTCAGGATGAGGAAGGTCCCGAAGGCGAAGATAGAAGAGCGCGTGAGGGAGCTCCTCCGGCTCATACGCCTCGAAGGGCTCGGCTCGCGCTATCCCGGCCAGCTCTCGGGCGGCCAGCGCCAGCGCGTCGCGCTCGCACGCTCGCTAGCGGCCCAGCCCAAGGTGCTGCTGCTCGACGAGCCGTTCGGCGCGCTCGACGCCAGGGTGAGGCAGGAGCTCCGGCACTGGCTCCGGAGGCTTCACAAGGAGATCCACGTGACGAGCATCTTCGTCACGCACGACCAGGAAGAAGCCCTCGAAGTGGCCGATAAAGTCGTCGTCATGAACGAAGGCAAGATAGAGCAGATAGGCACGCCCGGGGAAGTCTACGACCATCCGCAGACGCCCTTCGTCTACCAGTTCCTCGGGAACGTGAACCTCTTCCACGGCCGCGTGCATCACGGCCGCGCCCTGATAGGCGACATCGAGGTCGATGCGCCCGAGCACGCCGACGCCGTCCACACGCCGGCCGTCGCGTACGTAAGGCCGCACGACTTCGAGATATCGAAGACGAGGAACGGCGGCGGTAACTCGTGGCTCGAAGCCACGATAGACCAGCTCCTGGCCGTAGGCCCGGTGGCTCGGCTCGACCTGAAAAGGCCCGACAGCGACGAGCCCATACAGGCCGAGATAAGCCGCGACCAGTACCGCGACCTCGATCTTTCAGAGGGCGACAGGGTATTCATCCGGCCGAGGCGTCTTAAGCTCTTCGCGGGAGAAGAGAGGGCGGCAGGATCTTAA
- the aroF gene encoding 3-deoxy-7-phosphoheptulonate synthase produces MIVVMKSGASKEQIEKAVSTLDELGYKAHLIEGVLRTVIGAVGDERGKPQDVETLSILEGVEKVMPILQPYKLASREFRTENTEFKIGSAVIGNNKLPVIAGPCSVESEEQILEIARAVKDAGATMLRGGAYKPRTSPYAFQGLGIEGLKLLAKAKEITGLPIVTEILDPHDLDAVVEYADVLQIGARNSQNYALLKQVGKSKKPVLLKRGMSTTIMEFLMCAEYILSEGNENVMLCERGIRTFETATRNTFDLNAIPVLKEKTHLPVFADPSHGTGYWQYVTPMALAAIAAGADGLIIEVHNNPAVAISDGGQSLKPKKFATLMEKAAPVAKAVGREI; encoded by the coding sequence ATGATTGTCGTAATGAAAAGCGGTGCATCGAAGGAGCAGATCGAAAAGGCCGTATCCACCCTCGACGAGCTCGGATATAAGGCCCACCTCATCGAAGGCGTGCTGAGGACGGTGATCGGCGCCGTCGGTGACGAAAGGGGAAAACCGCAGGACGTGGAAACGCTGAGCATTCTGGAGGGCGTCGAGAAGGTAATGCCCATACTCCAGCCCTATAAGCTCGCGAGCCGCGAATTCCGGACCGAAAACACAGAATTCAAAATAGGAAGCGCCGTAATCGGCAACAACAAGCTCCCCGTAATCGCGGGCCCGTGCTCCGTCGAAAGCGAAGAGCAGATATTGGAGATAGCCAGGGCGGTAAAGGACGCGGGCGCAACGATGCTGAGGGGCGGCGCATACAAGCCCAGGACTTCCCCCTACGCGTTCCAGGGCCTCGGCATCGAGGGCCTTAAGCTCCTCGCCAAGGCAAAGGAGATTACCGGCCTTCCGATAGTCACGGAAATTCTCGACCCCCACGACCTCGACGCCGTCGTCGAATACGCTGACGTCCTCCAGATAGGCGCGCGCAACTCGCAGAACTACGCGCTGTTGAAGCAGGTCGGAAAGTCGAAGAAGCCCGTTCTCTTAAAGAGAGGCATGTCCACGACCATAATGGAATTCCTCATGTGCGCCGAGTACATCCTCTCCGAGGGCAACGAAAACGTCATGCTCTGCGAAAGAGGGATCAGGACGTTCGAAACTGCGACCAGGAACACCTTCGACTTAAACGCCATACCGGTGCTTAAGGAAAAAACGCACCTTCCCGTATTCGCCGACCCGAGCCACGGAACGGGCTACTGGCAGTACGTGACCCCCATGGCGCTCGCGGCTATTGCGGCAGGCGCGGACGGCCTCATCATCGAGGTCCACAACAACCCCGCAGTGGCGATAAGCGACGGCGGTCAGTCGCTAAAGCCGAAGAAGTTCGCCACGCTCATGGAAAAGGCGGCCCCGGTAGCGAAGGCCGTCGGAAGAGAAATCTAA
- the purN gene encoding phosphoribosylglycinamide formyltransferase: MKKMRIAVFVSGSGSNLQAIIDASIPSIEIALVFSNNPDAYALKRAEEHGIPTLVINHRDFKSREEFEGEILKHLEPLGIELIVLAGFMRILSPVLVRAYSNRMINLHPALLPSFPGIHAARQAIEAGVKFTGCTVHFVDEGVDSGPIILQAVVPVEDDDDEDSLLRKIHAEEHRIYPAAIRLISEGKIKIEGKRVLRKI; encoded by the coding sequence ATGAAAAAAATGCGCATTGCGGTATTCGTTTCGGGGAGCGGCTCGAACCTCCAGGCTATAATCGACGCGTCGATTCCGTCCATAGAAATTGCCCTCGTATTCAGCAACAACCCCGACGCCTACGCCTTAAAGCGGGCCGAAGAGCACGGCATCCCGACGCTCGTCATAAACCACAGGGATTTTAAATCGAGGGAGGAGTTCGAGGGCGAGATACTGAAGCATCTAGAGCCCCTCGGCATAGAGCTCATAGTCCTGGCCGGATTCATGAGGATACTCTCGCCGGTTCTGGTGAGGGCGTACAGCAACCGAATGATAAACCTCCATCCGGCGCTCCTGCCGTCCTTCCCGGGTATTCACGCTGCCCGGCAGGCCATAGAGGCGGGGGTCAAGTTCACGGGATGCACGGTGCATTTCGTGGACGAGGGTGTGGATTCGGGGCCGATAATCCTCCAGGCTGTCGTGCCCGTCGAGGACGACGACGACGAGGATAGCCTGCTCCGGAAAATCCACGCGGAAGAGCACAGGATATATCCCGCGGCTATAAGGCTTATTTCAGAGGGAAAAATTAAAATAGAAGGAAAGAGGGTGCTCCGGAAGATCTGA
- a CDS encoding phage integrase N-terminal SAM-like domain-containing protein produces the protein MERLIDDFVASLDRRDTTKETYRKALREFSRWAGGAGPEALGQDDIQRYKDYILSKNLSPTSMSAYLTAVRRFYDYLVSKEMTAENPARKVKGAARPEKHLTPALTRGELETLLGSVDASSPLGKRDLAILSLMALAGLSEIEIVRADLCDVGPKGGKTAMYVQGKNKDKKDEYIVLNPAASDVLNAYIEVREGPSDGPLFRGIGNRALGERITTRGVRARVNHYLDVSGLRRKGIKPLSLRHTAAMLAIAEGATVSDIKRMMHLKTTESALVYFDEAKEFLKG, from the coding sequence ATGGAGCGTTTAATCGACGATTTCGTCGCTTCACTCGACAGGAGAGACACCACGAAAGAGACGTACAGAAAGGCGCTCCGCGAGTTTTCCAGGTGGGCCGGCGGCGCCGGGCCCGAGGCGCTCGGCCAGGACGACATACAGCGGTATAAAGACTACATCCTCTCGAAGAACCTCTCCCCGACCTCGATGTCCGCGTACCTTACAGCCGTAAGGAGGTTCTACGACTACCTCGTCTCGAAGGAGATGACGGCCGAGAACCCGGCGAGGAAGGTCAAGGGAGCCGCAAGGCCCGAAAAGCATCTCACCCCCGCCCTCACGCGCGGCGAATTGGAGACGCTCCTCGGCTCCGTCGACGCCTCGTCCCCGCTCGGGAAAAGGGACCTCGCCATCCTGAGCCTCATGGCACTCGCTGGCCTTAGCGAAATCGAGATCGTCCGCGCCGACCTTTGCGACGTGGGCCCCAAAGGCGGCAAGACGGCCATGTACGTCCAGGGGAAGAACAAGGACAAGAAGGACGAGTACATCGTTTTAAACCCTGCAGCCTCCGATGTCCTGAACGCCTACATCGAAGTGCGGGAAGGCCCTTCGGACGGGCCGCTGTTCCGGGGCATAGGCAACCGGGCCTTGGGCGAGAGGATTACGACGCGCGGCGTAAGGGCCCGCGTGAATCACTACCTCGACGTTTCGGGGCTCAGGCGGAAGGGGATCAAGCCCTTGAGCCTCCGGCACACCGCCGCCATGCTGGCCATAGCCGAAGGAGCGACGGTGTCCGACATAAAGCGCATGATGCACCTTAAAACGACGGAATCCGCGCTCGTGTATTTCGACGAGGCGAAAGAGTTTTTAAAGGGATAA
- the rpoD gene encoding RNA polymerase sigma factor RpoD produces MRNKKKKDFQIEMIDDDSLSGQALDIEDMDDDNVDSAAFSPEGEDSAEFDQDEDAEAEEEEGEAQYGLKPSEARENANEYDLIRFYLHEIADHSLLTREEEIKIAKEIETGKRVIARAILNSTLMMREIIRLGEDLQKGSLSIRDITSSLDDSEGADNAAEEDVQLGIRNSLNAIIGLYGDNEQARAQLEKAAQKNRKQLQDRIRRNNNRMLVYLEDINLKGTQMEKMLSVARTYIERVERLQREHDSLEKQKGAAATKARKALKGRLEDFLKMSETDTATLRKSLKRIELGEQMTHRARRKLIESNLRLVVSIARRYINRGLPFLDLIQEGNMGLMRAVEKFEYNRGYKFSTYATWWIRQAITRALADQSRIIRIPVHMTETINRIVRTSRLLVQDLGREPLPEEIADKVGMTADKVARVLKISKDPISLETPIGDEEDSKLVDLIEDANTTSPVKVLEMSELKEIINSALSSVLNTREESIVRLRFGIDDEKEHTLEEVGQEFQVTRERIRQIEVKAIKKLKRAGRVYPIKSYLEKA; encoded by the coding sequence ATGCGAAACAAGAAAAAGAAGGATTTCCAGATCGAGATGATCGACGACGACAGCCTTTCCGGCCAGGCGCTCGACATAGAAGACATGGACGACGATAACGTCGATAGCGCCGCTTTCTCTCCCGAGGGGGAAGACTCCGCCGAATTCGACCAGGACGAGGACGCGGAGGCGGAAGAGGAAGAGGGGGAAGCGCAGTACGGGCTCAAACCGAGCGAAGCGCGCGAAAACGCCAACGAATACGATTTGATAAGGTTCTATCTTCACGAGATAGCGGACCATTCCCTCCTCACGCGGGAAGAGGAGATTAAAATCGCGAAGGAGATAGAGACGGGGAAGAGGGTCATCGCGAGGGCTATACTCAACTCGACGCTCATGATGAGGGAGATAATAAGGCTCGGCGAGGACCTCCAGAAAGGGAGCCTCAGCATACGCGACATCACGAGCTCGCTCGACGACTCCGAGGGCGCGGACAACGCCGCCGAGGAGGACGTCCAGCTCGGGATAAGGAATTCGCTCAACGCGATAATCGGGCTTTACGGGGACAACGAGCAGGCCAGGGCCCAGCTCGAAAAGGCCGCTCAAAAGAACAGGAAGCAGCTCCAGGACAGGATACGAAGGAATAACAACAGGATGCTCGTATACCTCGAGGACATTAACCTCAAGGGGACGCAGATGGAGAAGATGCTCTCCGTCGCGCGCACGTACATCGAGCGTGTCGAGAGGCTCCAGAGGGAGCACGACTCGCTCGAAAAGCAGAAGGGCGCGGCGGCGACGAAGGCCCGGAAGGCCCTTAAGGGAAGGCTCGAGGATTTCCTCAAGATGTCGGAGACCGATACGGCGACGCTCAGGAAGTCGCTCAAGAGGATAGAGCTCGGCGAGCAGATGACTCACAGGGCGCGAAGAAAGCTCATCGAGTCGAACCTCCGCCTCGTCGTCAGCATAGCCAGGCGCTACATCAACCGCGGCCTTCCGTTCCTCGACCTCATACAGGAAGGGAACATGGGGCTCATGCGCGCCGTCGAAAAATTCGAATACAACAGGGGATACAAGTTCTCGACCTACGCCACGTGGTGGATAAGGCAGGCCATAACGAGGGCGCTGGCAGACCAGTCGAGGATCATCCGAATCCCCGTTCACATGACGGAGACCATAAACCGCATCGTAAGGACGTCGAGGCTCCTCGTGCAGGACCTCGGGCGCGAGCCTCTCCCCGAGGAGATCGCGGACAAGGTGGGCATGACGGCGGACAAGGTGGCCCGCGTTCTCAAGATATCGAAGGACCCGATATCGCTCGAAACCCCTATAGGGGACGAGGAGGACAGTAAGCTCGTGGACCTCATCGAGGACGCGAACACGACGTCGCCCGTGAAGGTGCTCGAGATGAGCGAGCTGAAGGAGATAATAAACAGCGCGCTCTCGTCCGTCCTCAACACCAGGGAGGAGAGCATCGTAAGGCTCAGGTTCGGCATCGACGACGAGAAGGAGCACACGCTCGAAGAGGTCGGGCAGGAGTTCCAGGTTACCCGCGAGAGGATAAGGCAGATAGAGGTGAAGGCCATAAAGAAGCTAAAGCGCGCGGGCAGGGTCTATCCCATCAAGAGCTACCTCGAAAAGGCGTAA
- the dnaG gene encoding DNA primase translates to MANFNDDGLVNEIKRRLSIIDLIESYTSVKKTGRGYVGLCPFHDDRNPSMHIDEEKGLFHCFSCGAGGDILGFYMRYNNTTFPEALQELAKRANIPIEKTAPRARGSSAAGALFKINSIVSKYYQKTLESAKGKPALEYLEKRGIPRDVATEFGLGYAPEGWDNLAKFLAKHKAPLGLAERVGLLVRRNSGDGHYDRFRGRLMFPIVNVDGKVIGFGGRIIDGEGEPKYINSPESEIYHKRSSFYGLDKSRDHIRRSRRAIIVEGYMDFLSVYASGVGNVVATLGTALTRGHVGVLKRYTDRYVVIFDGDESGIKAAVRSLDVFLEEGLLPNVVILPEGEDPDSFISKRGRDALLSLIENALGLLDFYIDNTVREYRSGAITLNRSVKEIADVLTKVNDPIAKNGYARRAAEKLGVRENEVMSLMRFGRGRAAQVASAVSTSGASHAVAGNSEKTLLAVLLKFPELSEIARAGGVAGDVTNPDIRAVLEEMLVRDVLDASALLQVFQGSPAQAIITEALFSSPGISDRETAGRTIERCIKKVKQRKLDDRLKLLRLRIDEAVRNKDSELEKEILKEYSELRKLK, encoded by the coding sequence GACGAGGAAAAAGGACTCTTTCATTGTTTTAGCTGCGGGGCGGGGGGAGATATCCTTGGGTTCTATATGAGGTATAACAACACGACATTCCCCGAAGCCCTCCAGGAGCTTGCGAAGAGGGCGAACATCCCGATAGAAAAGACGGCGCCCAGGGCCAGGGGCTCGAGTGCAGCCGGAGCACTCTTCAAAATCAATTCCATCGTATCGAAATATTATCAAAAGACGCTCGAGAGCGCCAAAGGGAAGCCCGCCCTCGAATACCTCGAAAAGAGGGGCATTCCGCGCGACGTGGCGACGGAATTCGGCCTCGGCTACGCGCCCGAGGGGTGGGACAACTTGGCCAAGTTTCTAGCGAAGCACAAGGCGCCGCTCGGGCTTGCCGAAAGGGTCGGTCTCCTCGTACGGCGGAATAGCGGCGACGGCCACTACGACAGGTTCAGGGGACGGCTTATGTTCCCCATAGTGAACGTGGACGGCAAGGTCATAGGGTTCGGCGGAAGGATAATAGACGGCGAGGGCGAGCCCAAGTACATAAACTCGCCGGAATCCGAGATCTATCACAAGCGGAGCAGCTTCTACGGGCTCGACAAGTCGCGGGACCACATAAGGCGCTCGCGGCGGGCGATTATCGTCGAGGGGTATATGGATTTTCTCTCGGTGTATGCGTCCGGCGTCGGGAACGTCGTCGCGACGCTGGGGACGGCGCTTACGAGGGGCCATGTGGGTGTGCTGAAGCGCTACACCGACAGGTACGTCGTAATCTTCGACGGAGACGAATCGGGCATAAAGGCGGCCGTAAGGTCGCTGGACGTCTTCCTCGAAGAGGGGCTCCTGCCGAACGTCGTCATACTCCCCGAGGGCGAGGACCCGGATTCGTTCATCTCGAAAAGGGGCAGGGACGCGCTCCTTTCGCTGATAGAGAACGCCCTCGGGCTTCTGGATTTTTACATTGACAATACGGTGAGGGAGTACAGGTCGGGGGCGATTACGCTTAACCGGAGCGTAAAGGAAATCGCCGACGTCCTGACGAAGGTGAACGACCCCATAGCGAAGAACGGATACGCGAGGAGGGCGGCGGAAAAGCTCGGAGTCAGGGAAAACGAGGTGATGTCTCTCATGAGATTCGGCAGGGGCAGGGCGGCCCAGGTCGCGAGCGCTGTGAGCACGTCCGGAGCATCCCATGCAGTTGCCGGCAATAGCGAGAAGACGCTTCTCGCCGTGCTTCTGAAATTCCCCGAGCTCTCCGAAATTGCGCGCGCCGGGGGCGTGGCGGGCGACGTAACCAACCCCGATATCAGGGCCGTTCTCGAAGAGATGCTGGTGCGTGACGTGCTCGACGCGTCGGCGCTTCTCCAGGTATTCCAGGGCAGCCCGGCGCAGGCGATCATCACGGAGGCGCTCTTTTCTTCTCCCGGCATTTCCGACAGGGAAACCGCGGGCAGGACGATCGAAAGGTGCATTAAAAAGGTGAAACAAAGAAAGCTCGACGACAGGCTCAAGCTTCTCAGGCTCAGGATCGACGAGGCCGTAAGGAACAAGGATTCCGAGCTGGAGAAGGAGATTCTTAAAGAGTACAGCGAGCTGAGAAAGTTAAAATAA